AGAATATAGAATAACGATGTACAAAAAAGAACCAACCCCAAGGAAAAGGCAGAATAAATTGGATTGGGAAGTAATACCACTCCTAGACCCCCTAATATAAGACCCGATCCTAGAAAGACTAAAAGAAAATCATGTATTGGTTCAGATAAATCCATTTTTTATAAAAAATCAAAAACGAAGAATTTCATGACTTTATTGACCTGACCAGGAAAAAAGAAGTTTTTCTATTTTTTATGATACTTTTAAATTGTTAATTGAATGAAATTGTAATGGGTATGAATTGACGTAGATGTTTTTATTTTATTGGACCACTATCAATTCTTTATTCGTCGAAAGAGTAGTTTAAACCTATCTATTTTTGATATCATTTATCTACTTTAAAACCATTACTATTATAATATAGAAATCCGTTTTGTTTTCAATCTAAATTAAGCTAGGAGTCTCATTAAGCAACCACTAGTTTGAATTGACCAAGCAAAAATCTCATTCTTTTAGATACGAACTAAGCCTTCGTAATTCGTAATTTTTTTCGAATCAAATTAGGGATTTATTCATTGTTTATTTGAAGTAAATTCGAAACTGTTCGAATTGTGTAATCATCAATTACTGACATTGGTAAGCGACCCAAAGCGATTTGATTATAATTCAATTCGTGACGATCATAAGTAGAAAGTTCATATTCTTCGGTCATTGATAAACAATTTGTTGGGCAATACTCAACGCAATTACCACAAAATATACAGATTCCAAAATCAATACTGTAATTAAGCAATCGTTTCTTTCGAATATCAGTTTCCAACTTCCAATCAACAACGGGTAAATCTATAGGACATACACGCACACATACTTCACAAGCAATGCATTTATCAAATTCAAAGTGTATTCGGCCTCGGAAACGTTCCGGTGTGATCAATTTTTCGTAGGGGTATTGAATAGTTACAGGTAAACGATTTGCGTGGGACAGGGTAATCATGAAACCTTGGCCGATGTATCTGGCGGCTCGTATTGTTTGTTGACCATAATTTATGAATTCAGTTATCATAGGGAGCATATTTAGAATATCTATAAAAAACATTTTATGCTTGTTTCTTTCTCTTGTTTGAGACAAGTCGTGAATCTAGAATATTGTGGTCTTTTACAGTGAAAGAAGTTGGGACGAGGTTGTCAATAATAGATTACCTAGAGAAATAGGTAAAAGAAATTTCCACCCAAGATTTAATAGTTGGTCCATTCTCAGCCTCGGTAAAGTCCATCTTGTTGCAATAGGAATGAACAAAAACAAATAAGTTTTGGCTAATGTGATAAAGATACCAATTAGTGTTCCAAAGACTTTACCCCTTTTATTTATGCCAAATAGCTCAGGAACAAATATGTACGGAATAGAAAGATTCCAACCTCCCAAGTAAAGAACTGTTACAAATAATGAAGAAACTAGTAGATTCAGATATGAAGCAATGTAAAATAAACCAAATTTGATACCTGAATATTCGGTTTGATACCCTGCTACTAATTCTTCTTCTGCTTCTGGTAAATCAAAAGGTAATCTTTCACACTCGGCTAGAGAAGAAATTAGAAAAACGATAAACCCGATGGGTTGACGCCACAAATTCCACCCCCAAAAACCATATTTTGACTGCGCTTCCACTATATCAACTGTACTTGAACTGTTAGATAATCATAGTCGATGATAACATCACTGTGCCCATCGCTATTACAGAACCGTACGTGAGATTTTCACCTCATACGGCTCCTCAGAGGTCACAAATAAATCTAAGGGCCCTTTCCTACTCTTTATCTTGATATGTTTGTCAGATAGAGTCAAAATCTATCCTAAGGTCCTAAATTAGACCAATGGAATTCTGTCTGCTATATTTAAAACTAATAAATAAGTGCTTCTGAATTGATCTCATCTTTTAAGAATTTTAAATTTTCTTTGTTGATTAATAACCTTATCATTAAATAAAATGCGCTTTATAGCAATATCCTATATACATTTCAACTTCGAATTTTCAATTACGAAAAAAATTAGAGAGTCCATTAGTTCATGAATCATGACAAAAATTTTCTCTCTCTAAATCGAAATAAAAATTTAATTATAGGAAAGAAAGAATAAAAAAAAAAAGACATCCCCCTTTTTGCTTTTGCAATTTGATTCTTTTCTTTCTATTTCGATTTATTTTATTTCATTCCTATTCTCCTTTCTCAGAAAAAGGGCCTTTCTTTAACCAAAGTAAAAGATTACTTCGTTCTTGATAGTTATTTACTTACTAAGTGGATAGGAACATACTCTGGATCAGAATCATGGGGAGTACTTCTTGATCATTTCTACGAACGCAAAGCCCCAATTCGAATTCCTTTTATGTACAGAAATATCCTCTTGGATAACTTCCATAATCTCAATTACTAATCCTTTGTGTATCTTGGTCTTCCTAACCATCCACTCATTTTTGCTTTCAACCTCTCGTTGTGGAAATCCATCTATGGTAATAGACAGTAAAAACCCCATAAAGTTGATACAGTTGATCTTTTGAACCCGCTTCAAGCTATCATGACAATTCATCAATCTTGGGGTAAACAATCTCTCTTGCGTATGTTTACTTTTTTCACCATTTGATTCTTGTACATAGGAAATGAGACTCAACCTTTTTACTGCAAATTTAGAAGCCGTTTTCTTTCACTCATATAACTATCTGGTTTAGTTCATCAACTCAAATGCTGAAGAAAAATTAAAATATAAAATATATATAGTCAATCAAATCTTTTTATCCTTGTTTCTAGAGTTTCTATAAAGAAAAGAATTTGGAGAAATTTTAGGTCTCACCGAATCACACGTAGAGATATTGATAACACACATAGAGCTAATGGTATTTCATAACTAATTGATTGGGCAGCTGCCCGTAAACCACCTAAAAAGGAATATTTATTATTTGATCCATATCCCGACATAAGAAGTCCAACGGGAGCAATACTTGAAATGGCAATCCATAAAAAAACACCAATACTAAGATCGGCTAGAACAAGGTGATCGCTAAAAGGAATTACTGAATAACTTAGAAAGATAGATATTACTGCTATGGATGGTCCGATACTGAATAAACGAGTATCTCCTGTAGATGGAATAAGGTTCTCTTTCAAAAGTAGTTTTGTCCCATCTGCTAAAGCTTGAAGAATTCCTAAAGGGCCGGCATATTCAGGTCCGATACGTTGTTGTATTCCCGCAGATATTTCTCTTTCTAACCAAACAATTACTAGTACACCTATTGTGATTCCTAACACAAGAGTCAAAATAGGGACAAGCATCCATATGATCCCATAGGCTTCTTTTAAGGATTCCAATTTGGAAAAAGAATTGATAGTCTCTATTTCTGTTGTATCAATTATCATTTCAACGATCAACTTCTCCCATAATGATATCTATGCTACCTAGTATTGTCATAATATCAGCCAATTTCATTCTTTTAACTAACTGAGGAAGAATTTGCAAATTGATAAAACCTGGTGGGCGAATTTTCCATCTCCAAGGAAAAACGCTCTGATCTCCTATGATAAAAATTCCCAATTCTCCTTTTGGGGCTTCAACTCTCACATAAAGTTCTTGTTTCGACAATTCAAAAGTTGGAGAAGGTTTTTTACTAATAAACCGATATTCAAAATCATTCCATTCAGGATCTTTTAATCTGTCAAAACGTCGGATTTCTAAATTTTCGTAAGGCCCTCCTGGAATTCCTTCCAGAGCCTGTTGAATAATCTTTATGGATTCTGTCATTTCACCGATTCGTACTAAATAACGAGCTAATGAATCCCCTTCTCGTTGCCATTGAACCTGCCAATCAAATTCGTCGTAAGACTCATAATGATCAACTTTACGAAGATCCCATTCTATTCCGGAAGCTCGTAGCATTGGTCCCGATAAACCCCAATTTAATGCCTCGTCTTGCCCAATAATGCCTATGCCTTCAACTCGTTCTAAAAAAATAGGATTCCGGGTAATAAGTTTTTGATACTCAGCAACCCCTGTTAAAAAATAATCGCAAAAATCCAAACATTTATCTACCCAGCCATAGGGTAGATCGGCAGCCACTCCTCCAATACGAAAATAATTATGCATCATTCGCATACCGGTAGCAGCTTCGAATAGGTCATATATCAATTCTCTTTCTCGAAAAATATAGAAGAAAGGGGTCTGCGCACCAATATCCGCCATAAAAGGACCGAGCCATAACAAATGAGAAGCGATCCGACTCAACTCCAACATAATGACTCTGATATAGCTAGCCCTTTTAGGTACTTGAATATTGCCTAATTGTTCGGGTCCATTTATGGTTATTGCTTCTGTGAACATAGTAGCTAAATAATCCCAACGTGTTACATAAGGTAAATATTGTATAATTGTTCGGTTTTCCGCAATTTTCTCCATCCCTCTATGTAAATAACCCAATATTGGTTCGCAGTCGACAACATCTTCACCATCTAGAGTAACGATGAGTCGAAGAACACCGTGCATTGATGGGTGCTGAGGCCCCATATTGACTATCATGAGGTCTTTTCTTGTAGTTGGTGCAGTCATAAGTTTTTTAACGATTCATTCTTCCATGAATTACTGAAAGTGAAAAGAAGTTCATCAAAATTTAATCGAAACATATAAGTGAAAACGAAATGACTCTTCAAATTAATCAAATTAACGAGTTTTTGTCTCTCGAATGTCCAACTGATTAATTAATTCTTTATAACGTACTCTATTTTTTTTTGCCAAATAAGCTAGCAGTCGTTGACGTTTTCCCAAAATTTTCTTCAAACCTCTCTGAGATAAATAGTCTTTTTTGTGCAATTCTAAATGTGAAGTAAGTCTCCGTATCTTATTGGTGAAATTGAATACTTGAAATTCAACAGATCCTCTCTTTTCTTCTTGAGAAATAACTGAAATGACAGAATTTTTTACCATAAATGAATTTCCCCTTTCTTTATTTTACAGATATGGATTTTATCGAATTTTATCGATCAGTAATAATAATGCCAGTAATTTGAACGTGGTATATAGACTTAATTTCTTTATGAACCCCTAATTTTATCAATTCCAATAAATTAATCAAATTTAAAATTTGATTCAGATAGGAATCCAAAAAGAAAAAGTTGGTAGGTACGTTTTTTTCATTCACAAAAGCGAATAATTTAAACCTAAAATCCGAAAATGAAGAAGATTCCGTTGATTCATTTCTAGATCTAATCGATACCTTATTGATTTAGTATCGTCTACTCGAATTAGATTCGAATGAGATGTAAGACAAGGCATGTGTGCATTTGTTTTCTTTCAGATACTCTATACGAGACAGGGTATATAGTAATATCAATTAATTTTCAATCGTGGATACATATGTATCCTTAAGATACTGAAACGGCTACCATTGTTGGTATCAAACCAATAACGATTCATACAAGCTAAATCTTCTAATCGATAATTAGGCCAAAGAAAGAACTTTAATTTAATTAATTCATTTTTATCTTTATAAAGAGGTTTCCTTTCATCCAAAAATTTACTCCAGTTTTTTACATTAGTTTCATTGGAAAATACTGAATTTCTATCGACGCCATTCCAATTCAAAGAATTAAAAAAACTTCGAATTCTCAATTCTCTACGACGTCTAGACCATAAAATATTTTCAGGAACAAGCAAATCAAAATGATTTTTATCAACATATCTTTGGTCTCGGTATCTTTGATTAGTTTGGTGTTTACTTTTATGAACCAATGAAATACCTACGGTTTGATACATAATAAATTGTCCATTATTTTTTACAGACAATCGAATAGGTTCGATAATCAATAACCCCTTCTTCATCAATTCTGTAAGAGGTAAATTCGCCTGAATCAGCATTATATCCAAACTCATTTCTCTCCTTTGAATTGACGATATAGCAATTTTGTTTGGGTTTATCAGTCGAAGCAGGAGACAATATACCTTTACATTTTCGATTATTCTTTGATTCAAAGTATCGTTCCATCTCAATTGAAAAAGCAAATAACGTTTCAAGAACAAATCTAGTTCTGCTTCCGTGTTGCTTTTGTATTGTTTTTTATTTTTACCCTTCTTTGTGTTTGATTCCGCGTAATCTTTTTCAAGATCGTTTTGATGTTTTGAGAAAACAGGGCCCAGATTTCCTTTGTTTTCTATATCTGATCCACGCTCTCTTTTTCCTTGACTTGCGGGTTCTTTTGCTTCTTGAATTCGATTCTTTATTTTTTTATTTGATGGTAGAAAAAAGTTTTTTTTGTTGTTTTTATTGATATTTTGATTTTTACTAACATTTTCATTTGTATTCAAATTTAAAAGAAGTAATTTGCTTGGTATAATCCACGGTTTTATTTTATATACATTATAAAGTAGTACAAATTCTGGGAAGAACCAAAATTCCATATCCAATATGGGACGATTAAATATTTTTTCATTCATTCCCATCCAATCAAAAAAGTCTTTTTTCGAATTTTTTTTAGTTTTTTCTGGATTTTGATGAGTTGTAAGATAAAAAAGTCCTTTTTTATTAATTATTTCATAATTATTAATACCAATTTTAGTATTTCGATTACTGTTGGTATCGATCTTAACCCAGGCCTCAATATCTCCTTTTTGTCTAACAGAAAAATGGAGAATTTTCCAATCAAAATATTTTCTATATTTTCTATCGAGATTTCTTTCTATATGTAGATGTAGAAGATTGCCTTTTATTAGATAATTATTGATATGAAGATTGTCGGGCATATCAAAAGGGTTGTGTTTGGGCGTGTTGGAATTATAAGAAATTTCGAAGTTCTTATTTACTTGAAAGGGTAATCTAGAAATAAATGAGTAACTTTTATTTTCATAATTAATCGATTTATATGATAAAAGATCATATCTATAACATTTTTTAAAATTATCTTTTTGGTTTGATAATGAATAGAGTTCAGAATCATTTTCTTTTTTGTAATGAATTAATTGGTCTTTTTCATATGAATTCCATTTGTTTAAGTTTCTATTTTTATTTTGAGCCATACAACTTTGATTAACCCCAGTTCTCCATTTTTTTGGCATTAATCTAGACCATCTAATCTTAGATAAATCGTATTGATAATGCCGTCTTAACCAGTTTTTCCATTGATTGATTCTATAACTCTGAGGTTTTTTATGTTTTAATTCAGAATGAAATATTCCTAGTGTTCTAAAATAGTCCTTTATTTTAGTCTTAAGGAAAAAAGACGTTCTGTTATATTGAAGAACAGATTTAAATTTAGACAAATTAATAACTTGGGTTTGTGATAATTTGTAAAATACATATGCTTGTGACAAGTAGGATAAATCAAAAAAACTATGTGAATTTTTCTTACTAATATTATAAATATTATAAAGTGACTTTTTTATAGTCGAAATAAAGATAAAGTTAATTTTGTTTTTATTATTAATTTTTTCTTGATTTATTTCATTATTGGAAATGTATTTCTCAATCAATTTCTTTGTTGATTTAAGACGGAGTTGTGTATTAATTCTTGTAATATTAATGATAGATAAAAATAGATCGATGTATAATCTTTGAATGAATAATTTTCTAAAATAATGGAATTGACATATTAATCGAGTATTTCTTTTTTTTAATATTTGGAAAATATTTTTTGGCGATTTAGGACTAATGTCTATTTCTGGAGTTACTTTCTTTTTCTCTTTTGTAATTCTTTCTATTTGATTTTTTATTGTACTTGTTCTATCAGTCAAATCCTTCATTTTGGTTTCTATCAGTGAAGAATTTGGCCAATTTCCAGATTCAATTTGACTAAATGATTCGTTAATTATTTGATTACTAATTAGATAATCTTTTTCTTTTTTCGTTTCATTCGATTCAGATATTTCTTTGAATCTAAATAATACAATTGGATTTATGTTTGAAAGTTCTTTTTTTATTTTTTTTAGAAATAGAATATTTTTTATAAGCCATTTTTTGGTTTCTTTTGAAACTCTTCGAAATAATTTTGTTTTTCCTTTTAAAACTTTTCGAGTTATAGTTATAAAAGTTATAAAATATTTCTTTTTAAATTTTCCAATTTTTTTTTCGAGTTCCTTAAAAATGGGCTCAAAAAAGGAAGGGCGCTTTCGGGGAGAACCAAAGGGAAGTTCAGCTTCCATTCCCAAAACTGTTAAAAAACAAAAATCATCTTTTTGTTTTTTCTTTTTCATCAGCTCTACGCGGGAGGGGTGCAGTTTAGATATATGCCAAGGTTTCAGACAAAAAGGAAATAAAATTTTGATCTGAATCCCATCGCTCAACCAATTTTGTGGAAATTCTGTTTCTGATAATTGAACACCATTATAAGTACATTTAATATGCATTTCTCTATTCCATTCCTGCAAATCCTCAGACCATTCAGGAAGTTGCAAGAATAACATACGCCCGAGATTTTTGGCTATTATCAATGAAGGTAATACAACATATTTTCGAAGAATTGATTGAGTTATTAACATGTAACCTCTTATTATTTGCGCACAAAGAATGTTATCCCAGGCTTCTGCTACCGCTAGCCGTGCTTTTTCCTTTCTGGTGTTCTCCTTTTTTTTGTCCTTTTCTTTTTTCTCTTCTCTTTTTGTTTGTTCTTCTTTAGACTCTAGAATCTTGAATTCTCCCTCTTTACCTGTCCAATTTCGAAAAATTGGTTTAATCAGTCCAGAGATATCAAAAGAAAAAAGACGGGGGGGGGTTATTCTGTCGATAAAAAGGGGGGAATGCGCATTTGCTTGAAATAGTTTCCAAATAACTGTTTTTCGCCTTTGAGCCCGCATAGAGCCTGTAATTATACCTCGCCGAAAATCGGATTGTTGCGAATAGATTATTAAAGGCACTTCCTCGTTGGTCTCATCAGGATCCTTCTTCTCGTTGTTGGCAGTAAAAATAACTACACGTTTGAATTTTCTTAAACGAATTTGATAATCTACTGATAGGCCATCTTCAAATTTACCCAATTGTTGGTCCAATTCGGTGATTAATTTACATGACCAGCGAGGTTTTTTTTTACTGATTTCGTTTATTCCAATCGATTTGTTTCCAGATTTTGTCTCATTAGGATCAATTGCGTTGAATACAAATTTTAAAAATTTAGTTCCTTTTTCTGAATTCGTTCTTACCTGTTCTTGGTCTGAAAATAAAGAAAGGTCTTTCAAATTTAAACTCGATTTTGGTTCCTTACCAAATTCATTGATTAAAGTTAAGAACTCGTCAATTTCTGTTGATAATGGTTTTTTATCAATCGTATCCACTTTTTGTTCAAATTCTTGGTAATCAGTATTCGGAAGAAAGATAGTATGAATCCTATTTAGTCTAACTCTCTCTTTCAAATTTTCTAGCGAATTATTGTTTATGATTGAAGGTGAAACCCCTTTTTTGATTGTTCCTCGATATGGTCCATTTAACAAAGGATCGTACATTTTAGGCATGTATTCTTTTTTAGTATCATCATTACACAATCTAGTCCTTGTTTCAAGTATATCCAGAGAAAGAGATTCCTTGTCTAGAACTTCAAGTCGATTTAAAAATTCCTTATTCAGATTATTACTTTTTTCTTTGTTGGTAGAAACCCACTGATTGTCCAGTTCATGAGGGAGCGTTTTTTGGAGTGACAATAGGGGTATCTTTCTTTTTATCATTTTCAAAAAAGTTGATAAACTTGGCGGGTATGTAAAAGATATTCTTTGTTTTCCATCACTTTTACATGTGTCAAAAAAATATTGTGACATTTCAGTTTTTACGGCTTGGTCAAATCGATTATTCTTTATGTAGCGAAATGGTCGATTCCACCGATTATAATCGAAAAGAATACTCACAAGAGGTTTTTTAAACCCGAAGAGGTCTTGATTTTCATTTTCGTTATCAAGCAATTGCAATTTAAAATTTTCTGGATTACCCGTGTTATTATTATTATTATTCAGATAAGAATCTTTTTTATCATAAATTTCACAATTACTAGTATTAATATTTTTATAGCCTCTCTCTGTAAGGTGAGAGTGGAATTTATCCTTTATTTTGTCCTTTCCATTCACTCGAATTTCTTCCGTTTCATCGATTTTGTCCGGATCCG
This region of Capsicum annuum chloroplast, complete genome genomic DNA includes:
- the ndhA gene encoding NADH-plastoquinone oxidoreductase subunit 1; translation: MIIDTTEIETINSFSKLESLKEAYGIIWMLVPILTLVLGITIGVLVIVWLEREISAGIQQRIGPEYAGPLGILQALADGTKLLLKENLIPSTGDTRLFSIGPSIAVISIFLSYSVIPFSDHLVLADLSIGVFLWIAISSIAPVGLLMSGYGSNNKYSFLGGLRAAAQSISYEIPLALCVLSISLLSNSSSTVDIVEAQSKYGFWGWNLWRQPIGFIVFLISSLAECERLPFDLPEAEEELVAGYQTEYSGIKFGLFYIASYLNLLVSSLFVTVLYLGGWNLSIPYIFVPELFGINKRGKVFGTLIGIFITLAKTYLFLFIPIATRWTLPRLRMDQLLNLGWKFLLPISLGNLLLTTSSQLLSL
- the ndhI gene encoding NADH-plastoquinone oxidoreductase subunit I, with product MLPMITEFINYGQQTIRAARYIGQGFMITLSHANRLPVTIQYPYEKLITPERFRGRIHFEFDKCIACEVCVRVCPIDLPVVDWKLETDIRKKRLLNYSIDFGICIFCGNCVEYCPTNCLSMTEEYELSTYDRHELNYNQIALGRLPMSVIDDYTIRTVSNLLQINNE
- the rps15 gene encoding ribosomal protein S15 produces the protein MVKNSVISVISQEEKRGSVEFQVFNFTNKIRRLTSHLELHKKDYLSQRGLKKILGKRQRLLAYLAKKNRVRYKELINQLDIRETKTR
- the ycf1 gene encoding hypothetical protein RF1, translating into MIFQSFLLGNLVSLCMKIINSVVVVGLYYGFLTTFSIGPSYLFLLRALVMEEGTEKKVSATTGFITGQLMMFISIYYAPLHLALGRPHTITVLALPYLLFHFFWNNHKHFFDYGSTTRNSMRNLSIQCVFLNNLIFQLFNHFILPSSMLARLVNIYLFRCNNKILFVTSGFVGWLIGHILFMKWLGLVLVWIRQNHSIRSNKYIRSNKYIRSNKYLVLELRNSMARIFSILLFITCVYYLGRIPSPILTKKLKEAKKLKEASKTEEREESEEERDVETASEMKGTKQEQEGSTEEDPYPSPSLFQEGSTEEDPYPSPSPFSEEGSDPDKIDETEEIRVNGKDKIKDKFHSHLTERGYKNINTSNCEIYDKKDSYLNNNNNNTGNPENFKLQLLDNENENQDLFGFKKPLVSILFDYNRWNRPFRYIKNNRFDQAVKTEMSQYFFDTCKSDGKQRISFTYPPSLSTFLKMIKRKIPLLSLQKTLPHELDNQWVSTNKEKSNNLNKEFLNRLEVLDKESLSLDILETRTRLCNDDTKKEYMPKMYDPLLNGPYRGTIKKGVSPSIINNNSLENLKERVRLNRIHTIFLPNTDYQEFEQKVDTIDKKPLSTEIDEFLTLINEFGKEPKSSLNLKDLSLFSDQEQVRTNSEKGTKFLKFVFNAIDPNETKSGNKSIGINEISKKKPRWSCKLITELDQQLGKFEDGLSVDYQIRLRKFKRVVIFTANNEKKDPDETNEEVPLIIYSQQSDFRRGIITGSMRAQRRKTVIWKLFQANAHSPLFIDRITPPRLFSFDISGLIKPIFRNWTGKEGEFKILESKEEQTKREEKKEKDKKKENTRKEKARLAVAEAWDNILCAQIIRGYMLITQSILRKYVVLPSLIIAKNLGRMLFLQLPEWSEDLQEWNREMHIKCTYNGVQLSETEFPQNWLSDGIQIKILFPFCLKPWHISKLHPSRVELMKKKKQKDDFCFLTVLGMEAELPFGSPRKRPSFFEPIFKELEKKIGKFKKKYFITFITITRKVLKGKTKLFRRVSKETKKWLIKNILFLKKIKKELSNINPIVLFRFKEISESNETKKEKDYLISNQIINESFSQIESGNWPNSSLIETKMKDLTDRTSTIKNQIERITKEKKKVTPEIDISPKSPKNIFQILKKRNTRLICQFHYFRKLFIQRLYIDLFLSIINITRINTQLRLKSTKKLIEKYISNNEINQEKINNKNKINFIFISTIKKSLYNIYNISKKNSHSFFDLSYLSQAYVFYKLSQTQVINLSKFKSVLQYNRTSFFLKTKIKDYFRTLGIFHSELKHKKPQSYRINQWKNWLRRHYQYDLSKIRWSRLMPKKWRTGVNQSCMAQNKNRNLNKWNSYEKDQLIHYKKENDSELYSLSNQKDNFKKCYRYDLLSYKSINYENKSYSFISRLPFQVNKNFEISYNSNTPKHNPFDMPDNLHINNYLIKGNLLHLHIERNLDRKYRKYFDWKILHFSVRQKGDIEAWVKIDTNSNRNTKIGINNYEIINKKGLFYLTTHQNPEKTKKNSKKDFFDWMGMNEKIFNRPILDMEFWFFPEFVLLYNVYKIKPWIIPSKLLLLNLNTNENVSKNQNINKNNKKNFFLPSNKKIKNRIQEAKEPASQGKRERGSDIENKGNLGPVFSKHQNDLEKDYAESNTKKGKNKKQYKSNTEAELDLFLKRYLLFQLRWNDTLNQRIIENVKVYCLLLRLINPNKIAISSIQRREMSLDIMLIQANLPLTELMKKGLLIIEPIRLSVKNNGQFIMYQTVGISLVHKSKHQTNQRYRDQRYVDKNHFDLLVPENILWSRRRRELRIRSFFNSLNWNGVDRNSVFSNETNVKNWSKFLDERKPLYKDKNELIKLKFFLWPNYRLEDLACMNRYWFDTNNGSRFSILRIHMYPRLKIN
- the ndhH gene encoding NADH-plastoquinone oxidoreductase subunit 7: MTAPTTRKDLMIVNMGPQHPSMHGVLRLIVTLDGEDVVDCEPILGYLHRGMEKIAENRTIIQYLPYVTRWDYLATMFTEAITINGPEQLGNIQVPKRASYIRVIMLELSRIASHLLWLGPFMADIGAQTPFFYIFRERELIYDLFEAATGMRMMHNYFRIGGVAADLPYGWVDKCLDFCDYFLTGVAEYQKLITRNPIFLERVEGIGIIGQDEALNWGLSGPMLRASGIEWDLRKVDHYESYDEFDWQVQWQREGDSLARYLVRIGEMTESIKIIQQALEGIPGGPYENLEIRRFDRLKDPEWNDFEYRFISKKPSPTFELSKQELYVRVEAPKGELGIFIIGDQSVFPWRWKIRPPGFINLQILPQLVKRMKLADIMTILGSIDIIMGEVDR